A DNA window from Microcystis aeruginosa NIES-843 contains the following coding sequences:
- a CDS encoding DUF3782 domain-containing protein, with product MATTSEDVWRLLAELTAAQKETDRQLKETDRQLKEVSQQQKETDLLLKEVSQQQKENAQQQKKTDKQLKELGQQIGGLGAKFGSFTEGLALPSMETILRQRFGMEVISPSVRVSKEGQHLEIDVLAYTNGELNIAYIVEVKSHAREESITQLKSILQRFRRFFPEHKDKKLYGILAAVHVSPELREKILQEGFYVARIHDQVFELDIPDNFQPQTY from the coding sequence ATGGCAACTACATCCGAAGACGTATGGCGACTCTTAGCCGAATTAACTGCCGCTCAAAAAGAAACTGACCGACAACTCAAGGAAACTGACCGACAACTTAAGGAAGTTAGTCAACAACAGAAGGAGACTGACCTACTATTGAAGGAAGTTAGTCAGCAACAGAAGGAAAACGCGCAACAACAGAAGAAAACTGACAAACAACTCAAAGAATTAGGACAGCAAATTGGGGGACTCGGTGCCAAATTCGGCAGCTTTACCGAAGGACTTGCCCTTCCCTCAATGGAAACGATTCTCAGACAACGCTTTGGTATGGAAGTTATCAGTCCCAGTGTGCGAGTCAGTAAAGAAGGACAACACCTAGAAATTGATGTTCTTGCCTATACCAATGGTGAGCTAAATATTGCCTATATCGTCGAGGTTAAAAGTCATGCCAGAGAGGAGTCTATTACACAATTAAAAAGTATTTTGCAACGGTTTCGCCGCTTTTTTCCTGAACACAAAGATAAAAAACTCTATGGCATATTAGCGGCGGTTCATGTATCCCCGGAATTACGGGAAAAAATTCTGCAAGAAGGGTTTTATGTGGCTCGGATTCATGACCAAGTATTTGAATTAGATATTCCCGATAATTTTCAACCTCAAACCTATTAA
- a CDS encoding MFS transporter produces MTVAVVNAFKTFRSLTAETRSQLLFLFVTALFFWISITTLLPTLPTYIDSLGGSKQDIGFVMGAFAIGLILSRSWLGNLVDRRSRKLVVLFGTIVAATAPLGYLFFRDLSSLFAVRAYHGLSIAAFTTGYSTLVVDFSPVRQRGEIIGYMSLTAPLGMGIGPALGSYLYQSIGYNGLFLVSAASGAIAFLFGFSIQEPDFKKKLAEMKAENQTIERSFWALCQERAFLVPTLVFLLVGTLFGGLVAFLPLFLLENQLPFSAGLFYSCAAVSGVIGRILSGGASDRYGRGLFITISVFCYGLSMLVLSSARSSSALILAAILEGTGGGILFPMLLALISDRSGPQERGRAYSICIGGFDVGTALAGPILGVLAISYETMFSLSSGLAVIALFLFFTLSNPTICHSFLFAFGLEKDRYALRGQLQ; encoded by the coding sequence GTGACGGTCGCTGTTGTGAACGCTTTCAAAACTTTTCGATCGCTTACTGCCGAGACTCGTAGTCAACTACTCTTCCTCTTCGTCACGGCGCTGTTTTTCTGGATAAGTATTACCACTCTCCTCCCCACTCTCCCCACCTATATTGACTCCCTAGGCGGTAGCAAACAAGATATCGGTTTTGTCATGGGGGCCTTTGCTATCGGTTTAATTTTATCGCGCAGTTGGTTAGGCAATCTAGTTGATCGCCGCAGTCGCAAATTAGTGGTTTTATTTGGAACTATTGTCGCCGCTACCGCACCCCTCGGTTATCTATTTTTTCGCGATCTTTCCTCTTTATTCGCCGTCCGCGCCTACCATGGTCTCAGTATCGCCGCTTTTACCACCGGTTACAGTACCCTAGTGGTGGATTTTTCCCCCGTTCGTCAACGGGGAGAGATAATTGGTTATATGAGCTTAACTGCACCCCTAGGCATGGGAATCGGTCCAGCTTTAGGCAGTTATCTCTACCAATCGATCGGTTATAACGGTTTATTTCTAGTTTCCGCCGCTTCAGGAGCGATCGCCTTTCTCTTTGGTTTCTCCATTCAAGAACCGGACTTCAAGAAAAAATTAGCCGAAATGAAGGCAGAAAATCAGACAATTGAGCGCAGTTTTTGGGCATTATGTCAAGAGCGAGCTTTTTTAGTCCCCACCTTAGTTTTTCTGCTGGTTGGCACTTTATTCGGCGGTTTAGTCGCTTTTTTACCCCTGTTTCTCCTCGAAAATCAGCTCCCTTTCAGTGCCGGTCTATTCTACAGTTGTGCGGCAGTATCGGGGGTAATCGGACGGATTTTGTCGGGAGGAGCCAGTGATCGCTATGGACGGGGTTTATTCATCACTATTAGCGTTTTTTGCTATGGTTTATCCATGTTGGTTCTATCTTCTGCCCGATCTTCCTCCGCTTTAATTTTAGCCGCTATCCTCGAAGGTACGGGAGGGGGGATTTTATTCCCTATGTTACTGGCTTTAATCTCCGATCGCTCTGGGCCCCAAGAACGCGGCCGGGCCTATTCTATCTGTATCGGCGGTTTTGATGTGGGAACAGCCTTAGCCGGTCCAATTCTGGGGGTTTTAGCAATTTCCTACGAAACTATGTTTAGTTTATCGTCAGGATTAGCTGTTATCGCTCTCTTTCTCTTTTTTACTCTCTCTAACCCCACTATATGCCATTCTTTTCTCTTCGCTTTCGGCTTAGAAAAAGATCGTTATGCTCTGCGCGGACAATTACAATAA
- a CDS encoding DUF58 domain-containing protein, with translation MKTWLEDRGILPAYGGGVIIGITLCFFGAATNTMAGWLYAICGTTIAVLILSIILPRRSLLPLKVRRLAIVPVSAGDDLSISLEIENTSNQPINLLEVTDILPIVLDQPKITPIETIAPKSCHRWTYYLPTSKRGIYHWQEVQLRTAAPLGLFWCRRCQQAAAKALVYPQILPLQQCPLIDSLGQEMEQTLENNRYYQKASQGLTRNLRQYRQGDSTRLIHWKTSARLGEFQIRELEVLTGGQEVIICLDTLCDWQEDSFERAIIAAASLYFYAHRRQLNVKFWTGETGLIQGERIILETLAGIEAKASQKNANLPNLPVIWLTSNFNSIEQLTPGSRWLFFLAADSRESPSLLIRQFSGLAIEPETSLQQQLQKPPR, from the coding sequence ATGAAAACTTGGTTAGAAGATCGCGGTATTTTACCCGCTTACGGTGGTGGGGTAATCATTGGCATTACCCTCTGTTTTTTCGGAGCTGCGACCAATACCATGGCGGGATGGTTGTATGCTATCTGTGGCACGACGATCGCTGTTTTAATTTTATCGATAATTTTACCCCGTCGTTCCCTTCTTCCCCTGAAAGTGCGTCGTCTTGCCATTGTACCCGTAAGTGCGGGAGACGATCTTAGTATTAGCCTAGAGATAGAAAATACTAGCAATCAGCCGATAAATCTGTTAGAAGTGACAGATATCCTGCCTATAGTTCTCGATCAGCCAAAAATAACCCCAATAGAAACGATTGCCCCCAAAAGTTGCCATCGTTGGACCTATTATTTACCCACCAGTAAACGGGGTATTTATCACTGGCAAGAAGTACAATTAAGAACAGCGGCCCCTCTCGGTTTATTTTGGTGTCGTCGTTGTCAGCAAGCAGCGGCTAAAGCTTTAGTTTATCCCCAAATTTTACCCTTACAACAATGTCCCCTGATCGATTCCCTCGGTCAAGAGATGGAACAAACATTAGAGAATAATCGCTATTATCAAAAGGCTAGTCAAGGACTTACCCGTAACCTGAGACAATATCGCCAGGGTGATTCTACCCGTTTAATTCACTGGAAAACTAGCGCCCGTTTGGGAGAATTTCAAATTCGGGAATTAGAAGTGTTAACGGGAGGACAGGAAGTGATTATCTGTCTCGATACCCTCTGTGATTGGCAAGAAGACAGTTTTGAACGGGCGATTATTGCCGCTGCTTCCCTCTATTTTTATGCCCATCGTCGGCAATTAAATGTGAAATTCTGGACCGGTGAAACGGGTTTAATTCAGGGGGAGAGGATCATTTTAGAAACTTTAGCCGGTATAGAGGCAAAAGCTAGTCAAAAAAATGCCAATCTGCCTAATTTACCTGTAATTTGGTTGACAAGTAACTTCAATTCCATCGAACAACTCACCCCCGGCAGCCGTTGGTTATTTTTCCTCGCTGCCGATTCTAGGGAGAGTCCTTCACTCTTAATCCGACAGTTTAGCGGATTGGCGATCGAACCGGAAACTTCTCTACAACAACAATTGCAAAAACCCCCTCGTTGA
- a CDS encoding IS5-like element ISMae4 family transposase has protein sequence MFISKIMDYQNLSDEQFKRRFGVYKQTYRKMVESVKSVEADSNSPSKRGPKPKLSIEEQVLVTLEYWREYRTYFHIGTSWELSESTICRIVNKTEKMLLQSGNFRLKGKKALLNQAEIPVITVMDVTETPIERPQKKQKDFFSGKRGYHTLKSQLVADQNTEEIICVFCGKGRGHDFSLFKKSRVRFHPLTTSIEDSGYQGIAAYHSNSYTPKKKSKNRKLTELEKEYNKALAKERIIIEHINRKLKIFKILSCKYRNRRRRYSLRVNLLAAIYNCELGIGIAAS, from the coding sequence ATGTTTATTAGCAAAATTATGGATTATCAAAACTTATCAGATGAACAATTCAAACGCCGTTTCGGTGTGTACAAACAAACATATAGAAAGATGGTAGAATCAGTAAAAAGTGTTGAAGCCGACTCTAATTCACCATCTAAAAGGGGACCGAAACCTAAACTATCTATAGAAGAACAAGTTTTAGTAACGTTAGAATATTGGCGAGAATATAGAACATATTTTCACATTGGTACAAGCTGGGAACTATCAGAATCAACTATATGTCGGATTGTAAATAAGACGGAAAAAATGCTTTTACAATCGGGAAACTTCCGTTTAAAAGGAAAAAAAGCTTTACTCAATCAAGCAGAGATACCGGTCATAACGGTAATGGATGTAACGGAAACTCCCATTGAACGCCCCCAAAAGAAACAGAAAGATTTTTTTTCGGGTAAAAGAGGTTATCATACTTTAAAATCCCAATTAGTAGCTGATCAAAATACAGAGGAAATTATCTGTGTCTTCTGTGGGAAAGGTAGAGGTCATGATTTTAGTTTATTTAAAAAAAGTCGAGTTCGTTTTCATCCTTTAACTACCAGCATAGAAGACAGTGGTTATCAGGGAATAGCTGCATACCATAGTAATAGTTATACACCGAAAAAGAAATCGAAAAATAGAAAATTAACAGAGTTAGAAAAAGAGTATAACAAGGCTTTAGCTAAAGAAAGGATTATCATTGAACATATAAATAGGAAACTCAAAATCTTTAAAATCTTATCCTGTAAATATCGGAATCGTCGTCGAAGATATAGTTTAAGAGTTAACTTGTTGGCGGCTATTTATAACTGTGAGTTAGGGATAGGTATAGCAGCTTCTTAA
- a CDS encoding long-chain acyl-[acyl-carrier-protein] reductase codes for MFGLIGHLTSLEHAQSVADDLGYPEYANQGLDFWCAAPPQIVDDFHVTSITGQTIRGKYIESCFLPEMLSNRWVKSAIRKVLNAMALAQKSDINITALGGFSSIIFEEFNLKDNRQVRNIELDFGRFTTGNTHTAYVICTQVETLAEKMGIDLAQSTVVVCGATGDIGSAVCRWLNEKTDTKELICVARNQERLQSLQEELGRGKILPLEEALPLADIIVWVASLPKGVEIDPDKLKRPCIIIDGGYPKNLGTVLNAPDISVIKGGIVEHSLDIDWKIMKIVNMDIPSRQMFACFAEAILLELEGWQTNFSWGRNQITVPKMEQIGAASRKHGFQPLLF; via the coding sequence ATGTTTGGTCTTATAGGTCATCTTACCAGTTTAGAACACGCCCAATCGGTCGCCGACGATCTAGGTTATCCTGAATATGCTAACCAGGGATTAGATTTTTGGTGTGCTGCCCCCCCGCAAATTGTCGATGATTTTCATGTCACCAGCATCACGGGGCAAACCATCAGAGGAAAATATATCGAATCCTGTTTTTTACCAGAGATGTTGTCGAATCGTTGGGTAAAGTCTGCTATTCGTAAGGTGCTAAATGCCATGGCACTCGCTCAAAAAAGTGATATCAATATCACCGCACTCGGCGGTTTTTCTTCAATTATTTTCGAGGAATTTAATCTCAAAGATAATCGACAGGTGCGGAATATCGAGCTAGATTTTGGCCGTTTTACCACCGGTAACACCCACACCGCTTACGTCATCTGCACTCAGGTGGAAACCCTCGCTGAAAAAATGGGCATCGATTTAGCTCAATCTACCGTCGTGGTTTGTGGGGCAACTGGAGATATCGGCAGCGCCGTTTGTCGTTGGTTAAATGAAAAAACCGATACAAAAGAACTAATATGTGTGGCACGCAATCAAGAGCGTTTACAATCTCTGCAAGAGGAGTTAGGACGCGGTAAAATTCTTCCCCTAGAGGAGGCTTTACCCCTGGCCGATATCATTGTTTGGGTGGCTAGTCTGCCTAAAGGGGTGGAAATTGATCCAGATAAACTCAAGCGCCCCTGTATTATTATTGATGGTGGTTATCCGAAAAATTTAGGCACGGTGTTAAATGCCCCTGATATTTCGGTGATTAAGGGCGGCATTGTCGAGCATTCCCTCGATATTGACTGGAAAATTATGAAAATCGTTAATATGGATATTCCCTCTCGTCAAATGTTTGCCTGTTTTGCCGAGGCGATTTTATTGGAGTTGGAGGGTTGGCAAACTAATTTTTCCTGGGGACGCAATCAAATTACCGTCCCTAAAATGGAACAAATCGGCGCAGCTTCCCGCAAACACGGTTTTCAACCTTTGTTATTTTAA
- a CDS encoding aldehyde oxygenase (deformylating) has product MPELAVPLELDFTSETYKSAYSRINAIVIEGEYEANSNYIQLADILTDNKEELHRLAKMENRHMKGFQACGQNLKITPDMDYAREFFSSLHNNFQIAYAEGKVVTCLLIQSLIIEAFAIAAYNIYIPVADPFARKITEGVVKDEYLHLNFGEEWLKANFETAKEELEAANRANLPIVWRMLNQVENDARVLGMEKEALVEDFMISYGEALSNIGFSTRDIMRMSAYGLTAV; this is encoded by the coding sequence ATGCCAGAGCTTGCTGTACCATTAGAGCTTGATTTCACCAGCGAAACCTATAAATCAGCCTATAGTCGCATTAATGCCATCGTTATTGAAGGCGAATACGAGGCCAATAGCAATTATATTCAATTAGCAGACATCCTCACCGATAACAAAGAAGAGTTACACCGTCTGGCAAAAATGGAAAACCGTCACATGAAAGGTTTTCAAGCTTGCGGCCAAAATTTGAAAATCACTCCTGATATGGATTATGCCAGAGAATTCTTTTCCTCTCTGCACAATAACTTCCAAATTGCCTACGCAGAAGGTAAAGTTGTCACCTGTTTATTAATCCAATCTTTGATTATCGAAGCTTTCGCGATCGCTGCCTATAATATTTATATTCCCGTTGCTGATCCTTTTGCGCGTAAAATTACTGAAGGCGTAGTTAAAGACGAATATTTACACCTCAATTTTGGCGAAGAATGGCTAAAAGCGAACTTTGAAACCGCTAAAGAGGAATTAGAAGCGGCAAATCGCGCTAATCTACCCATTGTCTGGAGAATGCTCAATCAAGTCGAGAATGATGCTCGCGTCCTCGGTATGGAAAAAGAGGCCCTCGTGGAAGACTTCATGATTAGCTACGGGGAAGCTTTAAGCAATATCGGTTTCAGCACCCGTGATATTATGCGAATGTCTGCCTACGGATTAACTGCTGTCTAA
- the zds gene encoding 9,9'-di-cis-zeta-carotene desaturase produces MRVVIVGAGLAGMATAIDLVDAGCTVEILESRPFVGGKVGSWVDADGNHIEMGLHVFFGCYYNLFELMKKVGAFQSLLLKEHTHTFINEGGKIGELDFRFAAGAPFNGLKAFFTSSQLSAADKIFNSLALGTSPIVRGLIDFQGAMKTIRELDSISFADWFRSHGGNDGSLKKMWNPIAYALGFIDTENISARCMLTIFQFFAAKTEASVLRMLEGSPHEYLHKPIINYLEARGAKISTRRQVREILYSGEGENLQVNGMIVANGETTETITADAYVCAGDVPGVQRLIPQDWRKMPIFDNIFRLEAVPVATVQLRFDGWVTELNDAEKRRQLQKAVGIDNLLYTHQADFSCFADLALTSPRDYYRPGEGSLLQLVLTPGDPFIKAKNEDIAGHVLAQVHKLFPSSQELKMTWFSVVKLAQSLYREAPGMDVYRPSQATPIANFFLAGSYTQQDYIDSMEGATLSGKQAAKAILQQAERWKSLATV; encoded by the coding sequence ATGCGAGTGGTGATCGTTGGTGCAGGGTTAGCGGGAATGGCAACAGCTATCGATCTGGTCGATGCGGGCTGTACAGTAGAAATCTTAGAATCTCGTCCCTTTGTCGGTGGAAAAGTCGGTAGTTGGGTAGATGCGGACGGTAATCACATCGAGATGGGCTTGCACGTCTTTTTTGGCTGTTACTATAATCTTTTTGAGTTAATGAAAAAAGTGGGCGCTTTTCAATCCCTACTGCTCAAAGAACACACCCACACTTTTATCAACGAAGGGGGAAAAATCGGCGAATTAGACTTCCGTTTCGCCGCAGGTGCGCCTTTTAACGGTTTAAAAGCCTTTTTTACCTCCTCCCAACTCTCAGCAGCCGATAAAATCTTTAATTCTCTGGCCTTAGGTACAAGTCCCATCGTCCGCGGTCTGATAGACTTCCAAGGAGCGATGAAAACGATTCGGGAGCTGGACTCGATTAGTTTTGCCGATTGGTTTCGTAGCCATGGCGGTAATGACGGCAGTTTAAAAAAAATGTGGAATCCGATCGCCTATGCCTTAGGATTTATCGATACGGAAAATATCTCAGCCCGTTGTATGCTGACGATTTTCCAATTTTTCGCCGCTAAAACCGAAGCTTCCGTCCTGCGGATGTTAGAAGGTTCCCCCCACGAATACCTGCATAAACCGATTATTAACTATCTGGAGGCCCGGGGTGCCAAAATCTCTACCCGTCGTCAGGTGCGGGAAATTCTCTATTCTGGAGAGGGCGAAAATCTGCAAGTTAATGGCATGATCGTCGCTAACGGAGAAACCACGGAAACTATCACCGCAGATGCCTATGTCTGCGCTGGTGATGTCCCCGGTGTTCAGCGTCTTATTCCCCAAGATTGGCGAAAAATGCCGATTTTTGACAATATTTTTCGACTAGAAGCCGTCCCCGTCGCTACGGTACAATTGCGTTTTGACGGTTGGGTGACGGAGTTAAATGATGCCGAAAAACGCCGACAACTGCAAAAAGCGGTGGGAATTGACAATCTTTTGTACACCCACCAAGCGGATTTTTCCTGTTTTGCAGATCTTGCTCTCACCAGTCCTAGGGATTATTATCGCCCCGGAGAAGGCTCTTTATTACAGTTAGTTTTAACCCCCGGGGATCCTTTTATCAAAGCTAAAAATGAAGATATTGCCGGTCACGTTTTAGCGCAGGTCCATAAGTTATTTCCCTCCTCGCAGGAGTTAAAGATGACTTGGTTTAGTGTGGTGAAATTGGCCCAGAGTCTCTATCGGGAAGCACCTGGTATGGATGTCTATCGTCCCTCGCAAGCGACTCCTATTGCTAACTTTTTCCTTGCTGGTAGTTATACCCAACAGGATTACATTGATAGCATGGAAGGAGCCACTTTATCGGGTAAACAGGCAGCCAAAGCAATCTTACAACAGGCCGAGCGCTGGAAATCTTTAGCCACGGTTTGA
- a CDS encoding glycosyltransferase family 39 protein — protein sequence MKRSLDGRQGLIIVSIIWILGILVDRFWFSLDHTIPAWDQADYLNGGIIYTQAFQNPRWFDGDWWRSLWLMSPKIPPLTYLLTIPFFNLFGISLDAGMWVMAIYSALLLFSVYGLGIILFNGTVALWAVLICQFLPGLYYYRLEYLLDFPLAAIVTFSYFCLTWWRFSGQGWLKAIAVGIACGLGMLVKQTALFFLFLPILWVLGENLRRKRWGNLAQLMLSFLTAALLMFPWYRTNWLLMLTAGKRATVDSAILEGDPPLTSPDAWTFYAQVLPYFLSWVLLLVPLVGLLISLSHRKTEDKVNRPVWIWLGVFLLGGYLLSSLNINKDARYILPLLPTLSLILSVGLLSWRGRFAPAIRWGTITIAAILTSLNLFPLGGDIITNVFSPELQHHPYLKTGWPQEEVVKEILADSPYLRSTLGVLPSTPELNQHTLSFYGGKHNSQVAGRQVGVREEDIEKDVNSLDWFLTKTGEQGSVPDVQKKIVNRVATGPDFQVEKTWQLPDDSTLSLHRKIYPSVTVKPLGTAPIQVELREIAIAEKASPNQPIPVVYKWAGDWQQLKSGIVILNWQEVDGKDYWMHDHGIAMGGLMAEKLTPEEQQNGFEVTEKTAMQSAATPGVYRLSAVYLNRETGETYPIKTNAQITIDPQVPKLATPQLDLVTQLRLKSANIGQGLTGIEPIFELTNRINQYDSIQDYVLQADKAFSYRLQQQNPPDKLSLAYGLAISKVLQQDVAGAIKATEEMIKIDPYNPYHYAYQGFIYLYDWQPQAAQKVLDKARQLNPDSEEIKTLNAVAALMGGNLVKAWQLWQSN from the coding sequence TTGAAGCGATCGCTAGATGGGAGACAGGGATTAATTATTGTCAGTATTATATGGATATTGGGGATATTAGTCGATAGATTCTGGTTTAGTCTCGATCATACTATTCCCGCTTGGGATCAGGCCGATTATCTCAACGGTGGGATTATCTATACCCAAGCTTTCCAAAATCCGCGCTGGTTTGATGGGGATTGGTGGCGCAGTTTATGGCTAATGTCCCCGAAAATTCCCCCTTTAACCTATCTTTTAACGATTCCCTTCTTTAATCTCTTTGGTATTAGCCTTGATGCGGGTATGTGGGTAATGGCTATCTATAGCGCCCTACTGCTCTTTTCTGTGTACGGATTGGGAATTATCCTCTTTAATGGGACTGTAGCACTCTGGGCGGTCTTAATCTGTCAATTTCTACCCGGTTTATACTATTATCGCCTCGAATATCTCTTAGATTTTCCCTTAGCGGCAATTGTAACGTTTTCTTACTTTTGCTTGACATGGTGGCGATTTAGTGGTCAGGGCTGGCTAAAAGCGATCGCTGTGGGGATTGCTTGCGGTTTAGGGATGTTAGTCAAACAAACCGCCCTATTTTTCCTCTTTTTACCGATTTTGTGGGTATTGGGCGAAAATCTCCGGCGAAAACGTTGGGGCAATCTAGCGCAATTAATGCTCAGTTTTTTGACGGCAGCATTGTTAATGTTTCCCTGGTATCGGACGAATTGGTTATTAATGTTAACTGCGGGCAAACGTGCCACGGTAGATTCGGCGATTTTGGAGGGAGATCCGCCCCTTACCAGTCCAGATGCCTGGACATTTTACGCCCAAGTTTTACCCTATTTTCTTTCTTGGGTATTGTTATTAGTTCCCCTGGTGGGATTATTAATCTCATTAAGTCATAGAAAAACCGAAGATAAGGTTAATCGTCCTGTGTGGATTTGGTTAGGAGTTTTTCTGCTGGGGGGATACCTATTATCATCCCTAAATATCAATAAAGATGCTCGTTATATTTTGCCGCTTTTACCGACTTTATCCTTAATTTTATCCGTTGGTTTATTATCTTGGCGCGGTCGTTTTGCCCCCGCTATCCGTTGGGGAACGATAACTATTGCCGCTATCCTCACCAGTTTAAATTTATTCCCCTTGGGGGGAGATATAATTACTAACGTTTTCAGTCCCGAATTACAACACCATCCCTATTTAAAAACCGGCTGGCCACAGGAAGAAGTAGTTAAAGAGATTCTAGCCGATTCTCCCTATCTTCGCAGCACCCTAGGAGTTTTACCTTCCACCCCCGAATTAAATCAACATACTCTCTCTTTCTACGGTGGTAAACATAATTCCCAGGTTGCCGGCAGACAGGTGGGAGTTCGGGAAGAAGATATCGAAAAGGATGTCAATTCTTTAGATTGGTTTTTAACTAAAACTGGTGAACAGGGTTCCGTCCCCGATGTCCAGAAAAAAATTGTTAATCGAGTCGCCACCGGGCCAGATTTCCAAGTGGAGAAAACTTGGCAGCTACCGGATGATAGTACCCTTTCTCTACACCGTAAAATATATCCTTCCGTCACGGTTAAACCCCTTGGAACTGCTCCAATACAGGTGGAATTAAGAGAGATTGCCATTGCCGAAAAAGCCTCTCCTAATCAACCAATTCCCGTGGTTTATAAATGGGCAGGAGACTGGCAACAATTAAAGTCAGGGATAGTGATTTTAAACTGGCAAGAAGTGGACGGTAAGGATTATTGGATGCACGATCATGGTATTGCTATGGGGGGATTAATGGCAGAAAAATTAACTCCAGAAGAGCAACAAAATGGTTTTGAAGTTACTGAAAAAACCGCCATGCAGTCGGCAGCAACCCCCGGAGTTTATCGCTTATCTGCTGTCTATCTCAATCGGGAAACTGGCGAAACCTATCCGATTAAAACTAATGCTCAAATTACTATCGATCCTCAAGTTCCCAAGTTAGCAACGCCCCAATTAGATTTAGTCACCCAATTGCGCTTAAAGTCTGCTAATATTGGTCAAGGATTAACGGGTATTGAGCCAATTTTTGAGTTAACTAATCGTATCAATCAATACGATTCTATTCAGGATTATGTGCTGCAAGCAGACAAGGCTTTTTCCTATCGTTTACAGCAACAAAACCCCCCCGATAAATTATCTTTAGCCTACGGATTAGCAATTTCTAAGGTACTACAACAGGATGTGGCAGGGGCAATAAAAGCCACGGAGGAAATGATTAAAATTGACCCCTATAATCCCTATCATTATGCTTATCAAGGTTTTATTTATCTCTACGATTGGCAACCGCAAGCAGCCCAAAAAGTCTTAGATAAAGCTAGACAATTAAATCCCGATAGTGAGGAAATTAAGACTTTAAATGCAGTGGCTGCCTTGATGGGGGGAAATCTCGTTAAAGCTTGGCAATTATGGCAATCAAATTAA